In Eleutherodactylus coqui strain aEleCoq1 chromosome 4, aEleCoq1.hap1, whole genome shotgun sequence, the following are encoded in one genomic region:
- the PPRC1 gene encoding peroxisome proliferator-activated receptor gamma coactivator-related protein 1 — protein sequence MAARWGAGEETLTIGGMELFTAGGPLQCHDLEEDETCDGLSDLALSSLDAGGILGTFQGYIDNSIISIIDDLGASAEQKDHFDEENELSLLTALTEILDNADDENISPFDIIPDTELLVSPKDRDGSMTFLALSRTPPEHEMFSVNGQRRADSNKIEGLYSGPNWELFPDIISSTPKRRPRHKSVRGCLPRRAEAQETHQRSDGEDEDVPCSGDVAVNSGLLAVDDHFSENTETDSNDGDREQILMQRTPCIINTENVALNDLVKYMHPYCLPAITVCLESEDDKNLLSDAVFLEIVSEQGECIKVPVVVEPPVDMLCSESSDNMEQMDDKTENLPSSEESVPELAMHNEKQVDITEKSNEVDPEPMENYGAEPKLPDTCVQPPASDILVKSPDDDETCKSEEIVPDCKKNGEPAINVSVAKEKVPPKGRRSSKDKKPCKSKGKSRTKSITGGKSTDSELIPVQSITQPPACRVSNPSLQESDFLTKTLDQVKESQMELRSSKIGRTKLRTRESLDGSNPEIKSAARKVKPVAKESEQTNIGGENDKDLESNPKLENPNPEESQDAEVEGLQSEQKDVEEMLVASDICSGEEPSGHEESGASKLEDVQDGDSLQLNKETKPKSLSLSEYRKRLQHRKPNPDRGNENQSCSKWPSVPEPPTGLAELPCLIVPTHSNKPSVEEKACPQKKHSNVPAQDASVPVTVIPTPVANQDVQQLNEKPCPAVIEVAPPPMINPQPTMPPSFHPPTWAAGPPHPSFYPGMPPLPGGPHYPNAMPLQPPPVMSWAPFPPIVVPPVHPTSWVSGPPTPYWPNAQMVQGMPESQSLHSSPEKSVRPNPHMLSDQKMMQETIVAPVDSRPQPAVLPIVNRKAVPKTDSGVSQRQSKTAAKPENISHGQTSTPDGSQVHPGLTSFLPTKADKSQTAAPSASKLANVSIPDLKSANQVVIKIMEILKKAQKLGFQLKPSSNLVLGNTQLDVQVPPSAAALKPAQPKQTMLADVTGQVVDKSPTEETSTSITEESSMLEKSEGEPAAGSRTAQKVAEDELAASCTGSKQESKEPVVPRVETLCTSEESLQRTAESDLKDHEEGFSCDSGIEASDLTSLLEQFEKSEAKEEERLSQSPDKLAVGNSWTEKTLEKKIPEKFLPPELLNTAGLTPPATPPHQLWKSLVAGPPKSKALQGQERTRSPLKTTKLIEPLPQSRLKNRSAGPSSSVAVPPIHVASGDHDYCILTNQCAKNKPSTTAVAYPAPPSQCEEGSRWNVKHHQNITIKPIVQFNKRQQSEACPKQPAPSAPLVVANQSTTCAPVKPVTPCGSIQQATSAPLDHRTNVMPESAVTNPSASVLMSPDASPCRSDSRENRTDLKRGSASVSRRALRCYRKYKGSPSPQRSSWRGRSSGSRSDSRSSSSSSSRSRSRSPSLKRRRTSRYRSRSRHRSRSSSRSSYGSRSSSRSSSRSSRSCSPPSSRSRSRSRSPYGRRYRSRSRRCESRESYNRRRMYHKERAIEERRVVYIGKINNLMTRSELRRRFSAFGEIEECTIHFREEGDNYGFVTYRCTREAFAAIENGHKLCLPDELPFDLCFGGRRQFCRSNYADLDSNRDDFDPASTRSKFESLDFDTLLKQAQKSHRR from the exons CAGAAAGATCATTTTGATGAGGAGAACGAGTTATCTCTGCTGACGGCTCTAACGGAGATCCTGGACAACGCAGATGATGAGAACATATCACCGTTTGACATCATCCCAGATACAGAACTCCTGGTGTCACCAAAGGATCGAGATGGCAGCATG ACATTTCTTGCGCTGTCTCGTACGCCACCTGAACATGAGATGTTCTCTGTGAATGGCCAGCGCAGAGCAGATTCCAACAAA ATCGAAGGTCTCTATTCTGGGCCAAACTGGGAACTGTTTCCGGATATCATCAGCTCTACACCAAAGAGACGTCCCCGACATAAAAGCGTGAGGGGATGTTTACCCCGCAGGGCAGAAGCGCAGGAAACCCATCAGCGAAGTGATGGAGAGGATGAAGACGTGCCGTGTTCGGGGGATGTTGCTGTTAACTCCGGTTTACTTGCAGTTGATGACCACTTTTCTGAGAACACAGAAACTGATAGTAATGACGGCGATCGTGAGCAGATCCTGATGCAAAGAACGCCGTGCATCATTAATACGGAGAATGTTGCCCTTAATGATTTGGTTAAATACATGCATCCTTACTGCCTACCTGCCATAACCGTGTGCCTCGAGTCAGAAGATGACAAGAACCTCCTGAGTGATGCAGTGTTTCTGGAGATTGTGTCCGAACAAGGAGAATGTATAAAGGTACCTGTAGTGGTGGAGCCCCCGGTGGACATGTTGTGTTCTGAGTCTTCAGATAATATGGAGCAAATGGATGATAAAACTGAAAATCTGCCTTCCTCAGAGGAGTCTGTTCCAGAGTTGGCCATGCATAATGAAAAGCAAGTTGATATTACAGAAAAATCAAATGAGGTTGATCCTGAACCCATGGAGAACTATGGGGCTGAGCCTAAATTGCCAGATACTTGTGTTCAACCCCCGGCCTCTGATATATTAGTGAAGTCTCCAGATGATGATGAAACATGCAAGTCTGAGGAAATTGTTCCAGACTGTAAGAAAAATGGTGAACCAGCAATCAATGTGTCAGTAGCCAAGGAAAAGGTGCCACCAAAAGGAAGGAGGTCCAGCAAAGACAAGAAACCCTGTAAATCCAAGGGGAAAAGTAGAACGAAGAGCATAACCGGAGGAAAATCTACAGATTCTGAACTAATACCAGTACAAAGTATCACCCAACCGCCTGCATGCCGTGTGAGTAACCCGTCCTTGCAGGAATCTGACTTTTTAACTAAAACTTTGGATCAGGTTAAGGAGTCCCAGATGGAGCTTCGCTCTTCCAAGATTGGCCGCACCAAGCTGAGAACTCGTGAAAGCTTGGACGGTTCCAACCCTGAGATAAAAAGTGCAGCCAGGAAAGTAAAACCGGTTGCTAAAGAAAGTGAGCAAACAAACATAGGAGGTGAGAATGACAAAGATTTAGAGTCCAACCCAAAACTTGAAAACCCCAACCCTGAAGAGTCCCAAGATGCCGAGGTTGAGGGTTTACAGTCTGAACAAAAAGACGTTGAAGAGATGTTGGTTGCTTCCGATATCTGCAGTGGGGAAGAGCCCTCTGGTCATGAAGAATCGGGTGCCTCAAAGCTTGAAGATGTGCAGGATGGGGATTCTTTGCAGCTGAACAAGGAAACCAAGCCCAAGTCGCTCAGCTTAAGTGAATATAGGAAGCGACTTCAGCATCGCAAACCGAACCCTGATCGAGGCAATGAGAACCAGTCTTGTAGCAAATGGCCAAGTGTTCCTGAGCCCCCAACAGGGTTGGCTGAATTGCCTTGCCTAATCGTACCTACACACTCAAATAAGCCATCAGTAGAAGAAAAGGCTTGCCCACAGAAAAAGCATAGCAATGTTCCTGCACAAGACGCTTCTGTTCCAGTCACTGTGATTCCAACGCCGGTAGCCAACCAAGATGTTCAACAATTAAATGAAAAACCATGTCCAGCCGTCATAGAAGTTGCTCCACCTCCAATGATAAATCCCCAGCCTACTATGCCACCTTCATTTCATCCTCCTACATGGGCTGCTGGCCCTCCACATCCCTCTTTTTATCCTGGCATGCCACCTTTGCCAGGAGGTCCTCATTATCCAAATGCTATGCCGTTACAACCACCACCAGTCATGAGTTGGGCTCCATTTCCACCTATTGTAGTGCCACCGGTACATCCTACCAGTTGGGTTTCTGGGCCACCAACACCCTATTGGCCAAACGCTCAAATGGTGCAAGGAATGCCTGAAAGTCAATCCCTCCACAGCTCTCCTGAAAAGTCTGTAAGACCCAATCCCCATATGCTGTCAGATCAGAAGATGATGCAGGAAACTATAGTCGCACCTGTAGATAGCAGACCCCAGCCCGCTGTCCTTCCTATTGTTAACAGGAAAGCAGTGCCAAAGACTGATAGTGGTGTAAGCCAACGGCAGTCCAAAACCGCTGCCAAACCAGAGAATATTAGTCATGGCCAAACTTCAACCCCTGATGGGTCCCAAGTACATCCCGGCCTTACATCGTTTTTGCCAACGAAAGCTGATAAATCTCAGACTGCAGCCCCCTCTGCTTCTAAGCTTGCAAATGTTTCTATTCCTGATCTAAAATCTGCAAACCAAGTGGTGATCAAAATaatggaaattttgaaaaaagctCAGAAATTAGGTTTCCAATTAAAGCCGTCCTCCAATTTAGTCTTGGGTAACACTCAGCTGGATGTTCAGGTTCCACCATCTGCAGCAGCCTTAAAACCGGCGCAGCCAAAGCAGACTATGCTTGCAGATGTCACTGGGCAAGTAGTAGACAAATCTCCCACAGAAGAAACCTCCACATCCATTACTGAAGAGTCTTCAATGCTTGAGAAGTCCGAAGGTGAGCCGGCCGCAGGAAGTAGAACTGCCCAAAAAGTAGCCGAAGATGAACTGGCAGCATCCTGTACGGGGTCCAAGCAAGAATCCAAAGAGCCTGTTGTCCCTCGTGTTGAAACTCTCTGTACTTCTGAGGAAAGTCTGCAGAGAACAGCAGAATCTGATCTGAAGGACCATGAGGAAGGGTTTTCGTGTGACTCAG GTATTGAAGCGTCCGATCTGACCAGCTTGTTGGAGCAGTTTGAGAAGTCTGAAG CTAAAGAGGAGGAACGGCTCTCTCAAAGTCCTGATAAACTGGCTGTAGGAAACTCGTG GACGGAGAAAACGTTGGAGAAAAAGATTCCTGAGAAGTTTTTGCCCCCGGAGTTGTTGAATACTGCTG GTCTCACCCCTCCTGCGACTCCTCCGCATCAGCTCTGGAAGTCTCTGGTCGCTGGGCCTCCTAAGTCCAAGGCTTTGCAGGGCCAAGAGAGGACCCGCTCACCTCTGAAGACTACAAAACTCATCGAGCCACTACCACAAAGCCGTCTGAAAAATCGTAGCGCCGGACCTTCTTCCTCTGTAGCGGTGCCTCCTATCCATGTGGCCTCTGGAGACCACGACTACTGCATCCTGACAAATCAGTGCGCCAAAAACAAGCCTTCCACCACCGCTGTTGCGTATCCTGCCCCACCATCGCAGTGTGAAGAAGGCTCTCGCTGGAACGTGAAGCACCATCAAAACATCACTATCAAACCCATAGTGCAATTCAACAAACGTCAGCAAAGCGAGGCTTGCCCAAAGCAGCCGGCGCCAAGTGCACCTCTAGTCGTTGCCAACCAAAGTACCACCTGTGCCCCTGTCAAACCGGTTACACCTTGTGGTAGCATTCAGCAAGCCACCAGTGCCCCCCTGGACCATAGGACTAATGTTATGCCCGAGTCTGCAGTCACCAATCCATCGGCTTCAGTATTAATGTCTCCAGACGCCTCGCCTTGTCGTAGTGACAGCCGAGAGAACAGAACTGATCTGAAAAGAGGGAGCGCCTCGGTGTCACGGAGGGCGCTGCGCTGCTACAGGAAATACAAGGGTTCCCCCAGTCCCCAGAGATCCTCTTGGAGAGGCCGGTCTAGTGGTAGTCGTTCAGATTcgagatcctcctcctcttcgtcCTCGAGGTCTCGGTCAAGGTCGCCTTCATTAAAGAGGAGAAGAAC ATCCCGTTACAGATCTAGAAGTAGGCACAGATCGCGCTCCTCCTCCCGATCTAGTTATGGCTCCCGCAGCTCCTCTAGGTCTTCCTCACGTTCATCCCGGTCGTGCTCTCCTCCTTCCAGTCGGTCCAGGTCACGATCCAGATCACCTTACGGGCGGAGATACCGGAGCCGAAGCAGGAG GTGTGAATCCAGAGAAAGTTATAACAGGAGGAGGATGTATCATAAGGAGAGAGCCATA gaggagaggagagtcGTGTACATCGGGAAGATCAACAACCTCATGACAAGATCGGAGCTGAGACGGCGCTTCTCTGCTTTCGGGGAGATAGAGGAATGCACCATTCACTTCAGAGAGGAGGG TGATAACTATGGCTTTGTCACGTACCGCTGCACCAGAGAGGCCTTTGCTGCTATAGAAAATGGTCACAAGCTGTGCCTTCCAGACGAGTTGCCTTTTGATCTCTGCTTCGGAGGCAGAAGGCAGTTTTGTAGAAGTAATTATGCCGATCTTG ATTCGAACCGGGATGACTTTGACCCGGCGTCCACTCGAAGTAAATTTGAAAGTCTAGATTTCGACACGTTATTAAAACAAGCCCAGAAGAGTCACCGGAGGTAA